One window of Anaerolineales bacterium genomic DNA carries:
- a CDS encoding DNA translocase FtsK: MTRSQTPRRFQHEEYPQRSDWLERLARFNTQFGRFLRDAVGVALIAFAAMSLFALWNWTDGILLTAVTSILRTWFGWGSLFILIGVAYLGFSLLQHERGSIHWGRILALELASLLTLGLFAVSQGNDLFRAESGMDGGRLGWGIVRLFWQTMGEVPGTSFLFILWMLAVATGFGLWARLENWLVKIAGDEAPMIVSTPIPGEEHGKEAPIKTSTPKKRTQPLPPEFRPQLKASEKKQEKAFKAPPRGEDLPPLNILLGDSNVRADERTINQTAGLIMKTLSEFGIPATVIGYRVGPSVTQFAVQPGFIKRGNEEEDAQQMKVRVAQIAALEKDIALALSAQRLRIEAPVPGKPYVGIEVPNTNTSVVRLRALMESDAFYKVGAPLAIALGRDVSGNPLMADLARMPHLLIAGATGSGKSVCITAIAACLAMNNTPEELRMVMIDSKMVELIRFNGLPHLFGKVETDLNRILGVLRWVVVEMEHRYRLLESMHARDLNSYNKKVSRSEDGQPLPRIVVMIDELADLMMSAPDQTEHNLVRLAQMARATGIHLIVATQRPSTDVVTGLIKANFPARLAFAVASSIDSRVILDYTGAESLLGRGDMLFLNPEVGNPVRAQGVLITDMEIERLISHWQKNTDVPAEDVPPWETLLQEPGEDEDDGLVEQAVSIVRQQQRASASMLQRRLRIGYPRAARLLDQLETMGVVGPSQGGGKEREVLVGDEDEMDDPNK; this comes from the coding sequence ATGACGCGCTCCCAGACTCCCCGCCGGTTCCAGCACGAGGAATATCCACAACGCAGCGACTGGCTGGAGCGTCTCGCTCGATTCAACACCCAGTTTGGGCGTTTCCTGCGCGATGCCGTCGGTGTGGCTTTGATCGCGTTTGCAGCCATGTCCTTATTTGCATTGTGGAATTGGACCGATGGCATTCTGCTTACCGCGGTCACATCCATCTTGCGCACCTGGTTCGGATGGGGAAGTCTTTTTATATTGATCGGGGTTGCGTATCTCGGTTTCTCTCTGCTTCAACATGAACGCGGATCCATCCATTGGGGTCGGATTCTTGCGCTCGAACTCGCCTCTCTCCTGACCTTGGGCTTATTTGCAGTTTCCCAGGGCAATGACCTCTTCCGGGCGGAATCCGGCATGGACGGCGGTCGGCTGGGGTGGGGCATCGTCCGCCTGTTTTGGCAAACGATGGGAGAAGTTCCGGGGACATCGTTCCTGTTCATCTTGTGGATGCTCGCGGTTGCCACTGGATTCGGACTTTGGGCACGTCTCGAAAACTGGCTGGTAAAAATCGCTGGTGATGAAGCGCCGATGATCGTCTCCACGCCCATACCTGGGGAGGAACATGGGAAAGAAGCGCCGATAAAAACATCCACGCCGAAGAAAAGGACCCAGCCTCTCCCGCCCGAGTTTCGTCCGCAGTTGAAAGCTTCCGAAAAGAAACAGGAAAAGGCGTTCAAAGCACCGCCCCGCGGAGAAGACCTGCCGCCGTTGAACATCCTGCTCGGCGACTCGAATGTCCGCGCTGATGAACGTACCATCAACCAGACAGCGGGCCTTATTATGAAGACCCTTTCAGAATTCGGCATCCCTGCCACTGTGATCGGTTATCGCGTGGGTCCATCTGTGACCCAGTTCGCGGTCCAGCCAGGTTTCATAAAGAGGGGGAACGAGGAGGAGGACGCGCAACAGATGAAGGTGCGCGTGGCGCAGATCGCTGCGCTCGAAAAGGATATCGCGCTCGCATTATCTGCGCAACGATTGCGGATCGAAGCCCCTGTTCCCGGTAAACCATACGTCGGTATCGAGGTTCCGAACACGAACACGTCCGTTGTTCGTCTCCGCGCCTTGATGGAATCGGATGCGTTCTACAAGGTCGGCGCGCCGCTCGCCATTGCCTTGGGGCGGGATGTTTCAGGGAATCCGCTCATGGCGGATTTGGCGCGCATGCCCCATCTGCTCATTGCAGGCGCGACAGGTTCGGGTAAATCCGTCTGTATCACCGCCATTGCCGCCTGTCTTGCCATGAACAATACACCTGAGGAACTGCGCATGGTTATGATCGACTCGAAAATGGTCGAGTTGATCCGCTTCAACGGTCTCCCGCATCTGTTCGGAAAGGTCGAAACCGACCTCAACCGCATCCTCGGTGTTTTGCGTTGGGTCGTGGTAGAAATGGAGCATCGTTACCGCTTGTTGGAGTCGATGCATGCCCGCGACCTGAACTCCTACAATAAAAAGGTTTCGCGTTCCGAAGATGGTCAACCCCTTCCGCGTATCGTTGTGATGATCGACGAGCTTGCCGACCTGATGATGTCAGCGCCGGACCAGACCGAGCACAACCTCGTCCGCCTTGCGCAGATGGCACGCGCCACGGGCATACATCTTATCGTCGCTACACAACGTCCTTCGACGGATGTGGTCACGGGACTCATCAAAGCCAATTTCCCCGCGAGACTTGCTTTTGCCGTTGCTTCAAGCATAGACAGTCGTGTCATCCTGGACTACACCGGCGCTGAATCCCTGCTTGGGCGCGGCGACATGCTCTTCCTCAACCCAGAGGTCGGGAACCCCGTCCGCGCTCAGGGCGTGTTGATCACCGATATGGAGATCGAGCGGTTGATTTCACATTGGCAAAAGAATACCGATGTTCCGGCAGAGGATGTACCGCCGTGGGAAACCCTGCTGCAGGAACCCGGTGAAGATGAAGACGATGGCTTGGTGGAACAGGCCGTTTCCATTGTTCGCCAGCAGCAGCGCGCTTCGGCATCGATGCTTCAGCGCAGATTGAGAATTGGATATCCGCGCGCGGCACGCCTGCTCGATCAGTTGGAGACGATGGGCGTGGTCGGTCCCTCACAGGGCGGCGGGAAAGAACGCGAAGTCCTCGTCGGCGATGAAGACGAAATGGATGACCCGAATAAATAG
- a CDS encoding CDP-alcohol phosphatidyltransferase family protein: MEKKPTFSDRARIVFKGILDPIGGFLNRLGLAPNTITLLGLAGTTIGAYMIARGHMTTGAFVLLASVLVDAFDGTMARLRGEPSDFGAFVDSVSDRYAELVTFGGLLYFFLTQNDTAGVAVSFLAAAGSVLVSYVKARAEGLGFTAKVGILTRLERYIVLIPLLVFNQPFIAAVIIAVLANITAYQRILHVREQGRERINKSKESAV; this comes from the coding sequence ATGGAAAAAAAACCGACCTTCTCAGACCGCGCAAGAATCGTCTTTAAGGGAATTCTTGATCCGATCGGCGGATTTCTAAATCGACTCGGCCTGGCACCGAACACCATCACATTACTAGGCCTTGCTGGCACGACCATTGGTGCATATATGATCGCACGTGGACACATGACCACTGGCGCGTTCGTTCTCCTCGCGTCTGTTCTAGTGGATGCGTTCGACGGAACGATGGCGCGCTTGAGGGGAGAACCCAGCGACTTCGGCGCATTCGTTGATTCGGTAAGCGACCGTTACGCAGAACTGGTCACTTTTGGCGGCCTGCTTTATTTTTTTCTCACTCAAAATGATACAGCGGGAGTGGCGGTCTCTTTTCTTGCGGCGGCCGGTTCCGTGCTGGTTTCCTACGTCAAAGCCCGCGCCGAAGGGTTGGGCTTCACGGCAAAAGTCGGAATCCTTACACGCCTCGAGCGGTACATCGTTTTGATCCCCCTGCTCGTATTCAACCAGCCTTTTATAGCGGCGGTCATCATTGCCGTGTTGGCAAATATCACCGCCTATCAGCGCATTTTGCACGTTCGCGAACAGGGACGTGAACGCATTAACAAATCGAAGGAATCTGCGGTTTGA
- a CDS encoding RluA family pseudouridine synthase yields the protein MNDRVETFRYSGEIPDRLDKFLVSQLPEFSRARIQGLIADGFVTVNGAAAKKAGQVIEDGDDIEVRIPPPMPSGLIPEDIPLDIIFENDDLIVVNKPAGMVVHPAAGHDSGTLVNAVLGYDPDMEGIGGEERPGLVHRLDKDTSGLIVLAKNERAHNWLQEQFRLRKVEKTYLALVDGHPPTPSGRVEAPIGRDPSHRKKMAIVQPGKGREAISEYKTLESFKRHTLLEFHPLTGRTHQIRLHCKFLGCPIVGDSIYGRRSPSAEIARHFLHAFRLKIVLPGEDRPRVFEADLPAELNKVLEEVKRYE from the coding sequence ATGAATGATCGGGTGGAGACTTTCCGATATAGCGGAGAAATTCCTGACCGGCTGGATAAATTTCTGGTTTCCCAACTGCCGGAATTTTCACGGGCGCGGATTCAAGGCTTGATCGCAGACGGGTTTGTCACCGTCAACGGCGCGGCGGCAAAGAAAGCCGGGCAGGTCATTGAAGACGGCGACGATATCGAAGTGCGCATCCCGCCACCCATGCCGAGCGGATTGATTCCCGAAGATATTCCGCTCGATATTATTTTCGAGAACGATGACTTGATCGTGGTGAATAAACCGGCGGGCATGGTGGTTCACCCCGCGGCGGGGCACGACTCCGGCACATTGGTCAATGCTGTGTTGGGCTATGATCCGGATATGGAAGGGATCGGGGGCGAAGAACGTCCAGGTTTGGTGCATCGGCTCGACAAGGATACTTCCGGTCTGATCGTGCTTGCGAAGAACGAGCGTGCTCACAACTGGCTTCAGGAACAATTCCGGCTTCGAAAAGTGGAAAAGACCTATCTCGCATTGGTGGATGGGCATCCGCCCACGCCGTCTGGCCGGGTGGAAGCGCCGATCGGCCGCGATCCAAGCCACCGAAAAAAAATGGCGATCGTCCAACCGGGAAAAGGTCGCGAAGCGATTAGTGAATATAAGACTCTGGAGTCGTTCAAGAGACATACCCTCCTGGAATTTCATCCGTTGACTGGAAGGACGCACCAGATCCGCCTGCATTGCAAATTTTTAGGATGCCCAATTGTGGGAGATTCTATTTATGGTCGTCGGTCTCCATCGGCAGAGATCGCGCGTCATTTTTTGCACGCATTTCGCCTGAAGATCGTTCTCCCCGGTGAAGATCGACCAAGGGTTTTCGAGGCGGATTTACCCGCTGAATTAAATAAAGTTCTGGAAGAGGTTAAGAGATATGAATGA
- a CDS encoding GAF domain-containing protein, with translation MLSSDRMKQRLEKNFSLLVSLLLEGVGAGLVLIPDHFGIGSDLYFTGLPAVLGLACFVLALSLQLSCVWRFPKKREIVVQTLTLPFLLFSSVLLMKSGQVIGGVAMLIGGIMQAVVAVSKWVDRLRRVDFSRLMIGLTTFAAGMVLAFSGFDSHPSGSPVFMPYLAAAFLISAFASGVTVIFPSFHFDAVLNYLQIIPWVVLSFLFIQTPGSENLVVPAAIIFVTVFGKLIPWERIIIPDGDILSRRVVMIAFFSEVAHLIFMGALLFTIDPGLDGANKFILSAREATLGFFVLFSAMIYYVATTVVMTTSGLIKELNRGDEDHGTELGIPQTRAGVWSGRLDRYIRPFIMTSEGIRGRIQADQIQTLARQAATEKKRNAQLTLLLELSQQLENQLDQPVSAQLVVNTLERALNCNLVMIFLHEYEKKEFMLIASAGRGANIVPTGYRQNAAQGVLGRALRQRKTQVVDDILSEKDYIPFVGETNLSGVAVPLIMNGHVTGMITLNSEKPSDFGSVEIGMAEMAAAELIRAWERSGHHQRLMELVQTGSQLASALDPEKTAQEVAWRSREILQAKFTFIYIQLGQEQNFIQQACSGSAPLLYGAVTSAFASGELNDLALRASQPFRIRDVRRYPRTANLRLDNPALRSLLVIPIRWHQVNIGAIFAFGKKNETFFTENDEALAELISIQASGAFESAWLQQELRASLRITSLLYRLSNKIILSENIEDAASDIAQTAHKLARSITTGIVLLNPDQSILAEVRVDEEGSRIDSDHPMSLVHDAIKSNQMIYISQGKSILRTCLPIQTPVRSYGAIWMDTHDDPLKKTAANPNDLQALVHQAAVALERSLLLVESRRQAKEIKEAYDKLEATYDQTLASLTSALDARDRETEGHSSRVTQLAVKLGKSLGYSQDQLKILERGALLHDIGKIGISDTILHKPGELSAEEWTIMKVHPDIGAKIVSGIPFLQETIPVIRSHQERWDGSGYPDGLKGTDIPELARLFAVVDAFDALTSDRPYRKKISNDEALGYLREQSGILFDPDMVTSFENLLLQDSGVIDI, from the coding sequence ATGCTATCCTCCGACCGCATGAAGCAACGATTGGAAAAAAACTTCAGCCTGCTCGTCTCGCTTCTCCTGGAGGGGGTCGGGGCGGGACTGGTTCTGATTCCCGACCATTTCGGTATTGGGAGCGATCTCTATTTCACGGGGCTGCCAGCGGTTCTTGGTCTGGCCTGTTTCGTTCTCGCCCTTTCTCTTCAACTGAGTTGCGTCTGGCGGTTTCCCAAAAAACGCGAGATTGTTGTCCAAACGCTGACCCTTCCGTTTTTATTGTTTTCATCCGTCTTGCTGATGAAATCCGGGCAGGTCATCGGCGGAGTTGCGATGCTGATCGGCGGCATCATGCAGGCGGTCGTCGCAGTGAGCAAATGGGTTGACCGTCTTCGCCGGGTGGATTTCTCCCGTCTGATGATCGGGTTGACCACTTTCGCAGCAGGGATGGTGCTTGCGTTTTCAGGATTCGACTCCCATCCAAGCGGATCGCCGGTTTTCATGCCTTACCTGGCGGCGGCTTTTCTTATCTCTGCATTCGCAAGCGGGGTCACGGTCATTTTCCCATCATTCCATTTCGACGCCGTTTTGAATTATCTGCAAATCATACCCTGGGTTGTGTTGAGTTTTCTCTTCATCCAGACGCCGGGAAGTGAAAACCTTGTCGTGCCCGCCGCCATCATTTTTGTGACTGTCTTTGGGAAACTGATCCCCTGGGAACGAATCATCATCCCGGATGGCGACATCCTGAGCCGCAGGGTGGTGATGATCGCATTCTTTTCGGAGGTTGCGCATTTGATCTTCATGGGCGCGCTCCTTTTCACGATCGACCCCGGCCTGGACGGGGCGAATAAATTCATCCTTTCCGCCCGCGAAGCGACACTGGGATTCTTCGTCCTCTTCTCAGCGATGATCTATTACGTGGCCACCACTGTGGTCATGACCACAAGCGGCTTGATAAAGGAACTGAACCGGGGCGATGAGGATCACGGGACCGAATTGGGAATACCACAAACGCGGGCGGGGGTGTGGAGCGGAAGGCTTGATCGTTACATCAGGCCGTTCATTATGACCTCGGAGGGAATCCGCGGACGGATTCAAGCAGACCAGATTCAGACCCTCGCGCGCCAGGCGGCAACGGAGAAAAAACGAAATGCGCAATTGACCCTTTTATTGGAATTAAGCCAGCAGCTCGAAAATCAGCTCGACCAGCCGGTGTCGGCGCAGCTTGTAGTCAACACATTGGAGCGCGCACTGAATTGCAATTTGGTGATGATCTTCCTGCATGAATATGAAAAAAAGGAATTCATGCTTATCGCTTCTGCGGGCCGGGGGGCAAATATCGTTCCGACAGGTTACCGGCAGAATGCGGCCCAGGGAGTCCTGGGTCGCGCGCTTCGTCAGAGGAAGACTCAGGTCGTCGATGACATACTATCCGAAAAGGATTACATTCCTTTTGTAGGCGAAACGAACCTTTCCGGCGTGGCTGTGCCATTGATCATGAACGGGCATGTCACCGGGATGATCACGCTCAACAGTGAAAAACCAAGCGACTTCGGAAGCGTCGAGATCGGCATGGCTGAAATGGCAGCGGCGGAACTGATCCGCGCGTGGGAACGCTCCGGACACCATCAACGTTTGATGGAACTTGTTCAAACAGGCAGTCAACTCGCCTCTGCGCTTGATCCTGAAAAGACCGCCCAGGAGGTTGCCTGGAGGTCGCGTGAGATCTTGCAGGCAAAATTTACTTTTATCTACATCCAGCTGGGACAGGAACAGAATTTCATCCAACAGGCTTGCTCCGGTTCGGCACCCCTTTTGTATGGAGCCGTGACGTCGGCATTTGCATCGGGCGAATTGAACGATCTCGCCTTGCGCGCTTCCCAACCGTTCCGAATTCGTGATGTGAGGAGATATCCCAGGACGGCAAATTTACGTTTGGACAACCCCGCGCTTCGCAGCCTGCTTGTAATTCCAATCCGCTGGCACCAGGTCAACATCGGCGCGATCTTCGCGTTCGGAAAGAAGAATGAAACGTTCTTTACCGAAAACGATGAAGCGCTCGCCGAATTGATCTCAATTCAGGCGAGCGGCGCATTCGAAAGCGCATGGCTGCAGCAGGAATTACGCGCCTCCCTGCGCATTACCTCCCTGCTTTACCGCCTGAGTAACAAGATCATTTTGTCGGAGAACATCGAAGATGCAGCGTCCGATATCGCCCAAACCGCCCATAAACTTGCCAGAAGCATAACAACAGGGATTGTTCTGCTAAATCCCGATCAGAGCATCCTTGCCGAGGTCAGGGTGGACGAGGAAGGGAGCCGCATCGATTCCGATCATCCCATGAGTCTCGTCCATGATGCGATCAAATCCAATCAAATGATCTACATCTCACAGGGAAAGTCCATCCTGCGTACCTGCCTGCCCATCCAGACCCCCGTTCGCAGTTATGGAGCGATCTGGATGGATACCCATGATGATCCCCTCAAAAAGACGGCCGCCAACCCCAACGACCTGCAGGCACTTGTGCATCAGGCGGCTGTCGCTCTCGAACGATCGTTGTTGTTGGTTGAATCACGCCGGCAGGCGAAGGAGATCAAAGAGGCATACGACAAGCTCGAAGCGACCTACGACCAAACTCTCGCTTCCCTGACTTCCGCATTGGATGCCCGCGACCGCGAAACGGAAGGCCATAGTTCGCGCGTCACGCAGCTCGCTGTCAAATTGGGAAAAAGCCTGGGGTATTCGCAGGACCAGCTCAAAATCCTGGAACGAGGCGCGCTACTGCACGACATCGGCAAGATCGGAATCAGCGATACCATCCTTCACAAACCCGGGGAACTCTCCGCCGAAGAGTGGACGATCATGAAGGTCCACCCGGACATCGGCGCTAAAATCGTGAGCGGTATCCCATTTCTGCAGGAAACCATCCCTGTGATTCGCAGCCATCAAGAGCGGTGGGACGGTTCCGGATATCCGGACGGATTGAAAGGCACGGACATACCCGAACTTGCCAGGCTGTTCGCAGTGGTGGATGCCTTCGACGCGCTCACCAGCGACCGCCCCTATCGCAAAAAAATATCAAATGACGAAGCGCTCGGATATTTGCGCGAGCAATCCGGAATCCTCTTCGACCCGGATATGGTGACTAGTTTCGAAAATTTGCTTCTGCAGGATTCCGGCGTGATCGACATTTGA
- a CDS encoding S1 RNA-binding domain-containing protein has product MANEKVRNEGMPGGIDEGWWESVLAEEIRHSPMNQRGAVIRPEVRKEAAKENFSEERNVDWSQIKDLYMKDRIIELAVTGHNRGGLLVEGEGLFGFVPFSHLVGLAGRDALERNQDLEPYVGRTLRLKVIECVPEDGRVVFSERAAQTEPGKRAELFHSLNAGQNVQGTVTNITDFGVFVDLGGVEGLIHISELSWGRVNHPSHFVKLGEPIEVQVLDLAPERCRVALSLKRLLPNPWNNAATGFPIGSIHTATITTVLSYGVFARLDQFGVEGLVHASEIPHDDGIPLKEILSEGQSIQVRVLHLDPSHHRLGFSLRLE; this is encoded by the coding sequence ATGGCAAACGAAAAAGTAAGAAACGAAGGTATGCCGGGCGGGATCGATGAAGGCTGGTGGGAATCTGTGCTTGCGGAGGAAATCCGGCACTCGCCAATGAACCAGCGCGGGGCGGTGATCCGGCCTGAGGTCCGCAAAGAGGCGGCAAAGGAGAATTTCTCCGAAGAGCGGAACGTGGATTGGAGTCAGATCAAGGATCTTTACATGAAGGACCGCATCATCGAACTGGCTGTTACCGGGCACAATCGCGGCGGTCTGCTCGTGGAAGGCGAGGGACTTTTTGGCTTTGTTCCTTTCTCGCATCTGGTCGGATTGGCGGGACGTGATGCGCTCGAACGCAATCAAGACCTTGAACCGTATGTTGGGCGGACCCTGCGCCTGAAAGTCATCGAATGCGTGCCGGAAGATGGGCGGGTCGTATTTTCGGAACGCGCCGCCCAAACCGAACCTGGCAAACGCGCGGAGTTGTTCCACTCCCTGAACGCCGGACAAAACGTGCAGGGCACGGTGACCAACATCACCGACTTCGGTGTGTTCGTAGACCTTGGCGGCGTGGAAGGGTTGATTCACATCTCGGAATTATCGTGGGGGCGCGTCAACCACCCTTCGCATTTTGTAAAACTGGGCGAGCCGATCGAAGTGCAGGTGCTCGACCTCGCGCCTGAACGATGCCGCGTGGCGTTGAGTTTGAAACGTCTTCTACCCAATCCCTGGAATAACGCTGCCACCGGTTTTCCGATCGGTTCGATACATACCGCAACGATCACAACCGTGCTTTCTTATGGGGTTTTCGCGCGCCTTGATCAATTTGGCGTGGAGGGTTTGGTGCATGCTTCCGAAATTCCTCATGATGACGGGATTCCTCTCAAAGAGATTCTTTCCGAGGGTCAATCCATTCAAGTGCGGGTCCTGCATCTCGATCCATCGCATCATCGCCTTGGCTTCAGTTTGAGGCTTGAATAG
- the ltaE gene encoding low-specificity L-threonine aldolase, with product MEYVDLRSDTVTKPTPEMREAMAEAAVGDDVFGDDPTVIELQELAANMIGKESSLFVPSGTMGNLIAIMVHCSRGEEAIIGDKSHIYLNEAGGMSALGGVYPHPVPNQKDGTLRLGDIRGAIQPDDQHRTITRLISIENTQNACGGIPLSVEYTRQVGSLAKENGLKFHIDGARIFNAAAALDVDVKELTDTADSVMFCLSKGLASPVGSMLAGTREFIARAHRLRKMLGGGMRQVGVLAAAGLISLEKMAGRLKQDHARAKKLYEGLKQVGGLRIEAGPSSNMVYFKLAEHIRMAEDEVISEMKKRGVLVDWSAPREFRLVTHYWVDDAGVEKAVQAFRDVLT from the coding sequence ATGGAATATGTCGACTTGCGTTCGGACACGGTCACCAAACCGACCCCTGAAATGCGGGAGGCGATGGCGGAAGCGGCAGTCGGAGATGACGTTTTTGGCGACGACCCGACCGTGATCGAACTGCAGGAACTGGCTGCGAATATGATCGGAAAGGAATCTTCGCTCTTTGTTCCTTCGGGCACGATGGGAAATTTGATTGCGATCATGGTGCATTGTTCGCGGGGAGAGGAAGCGATCATCGGGGACAAGTCGCACATTTATTTAAACGAGGCGGGCGGTATGTCCGCATTGGGCGGCGTGTACCCTCACCCTGTTCCGAATCAAAAGGATGGGACGCTTCGGCTCGGAGATATCCGCGGTGCGATCCAACCTGACGACCAGCATCGGACGATCACCCGGCTCATATCCATCGAGAATACACAGAACGCCTGCGGCGGCATACCCTTGTCTGTGGAATATACGCGGCAGGTTGGGTCGCTTGCAAAAGAAAATGGATTGAAATTTCACATCGACGGGGCGCGGATCTTCAATGCCGCCGCGGCTTTGGATGTGGATGTAAAGGAATTGACCGATACAGCGGACTCGGTCATGTTTTGTTTGAGCAAAGGGCTTGCGTCGCCGGTCGGCTCGATGTTGGCAGGTACGAGGGAATTTATTGCCCGCGCGCATCGTCTGCGCAAGATGCTGGGCGGTGGAATGAGGCAGGTGGGCGTGCTTGCGGCGGCCGGGTTGATCTCGCTGGAAAAGATGGCCGGGAGACTAAAACAAGACCATGCCCGGGCGAAGAAGCTGTATGAAGGGTTGAAACAAGTTGGGGGATTAAGAATCGAGGCGGGACCTTCATCCAACATGGTCTATTTCAAACTTGCCGAACATATCAGGATGGCGGAAGATGAGGTCATCTCTGAAATGAAAAAACGCGGCGTTCTGGTGGATTGGTCTGCCCCGAGAGAATTCCGCCTGGTGACGCATTACTGGGTGGACGATGCCGGAGTGGAAAAAGCGGTGCAGGCATTCCGCGATGTGTTGACGTGA
- a CDS encoding GNAT family N-acetyltransferase produces the protein MSEIQIRPTVATDLARLMGIEHSVTSEAVWQLEVRRETGQVAATFREVRLPRAIQVPYPHNHFSLADDWIKRSMMFTAVMGANQAGYISLLERGTGSTVWIFDLVTDAAHRRRGVASALLAAGQAWAESRSHRRLILEVQSKNVPAIRLAQKYGFEFCGYNDHYYINKDVALFFAKILK, from the coding sequence ATGTCTGAGATTCAAATTCGCCCAACTGTCGCCACAGACCTGGCAAGATTAATGGGTATCGAACATTCTGTGACGAGCGAAGCGGTTTGGCAGTTGGAAGTCCGCCGTGAAACCGGCCAGGTCGCAGCCACTTTCCGTGAAGTGCGCCTGCCGCGTGCCATTCAAGTCCCGTATCCTCACAATCATTTTTCCCTTGCAGACGATTGGATCAAACGATCGATGATGTTCACGGCTGTCATGGGGGCAAATCAGGCTGGGTATATCAGCCTGCTGGAGAGGGGAACCGGTTCGACCGTTTGGATTTTCGATTTGGTGACGGATGCGGCTCACCGCCGCCGGGGAGTGGCATCCGCTTTGCTGGCAGCCGGGCAAGCCTGGGCGGAGTCGCGATCGCACCGCCGTCTGATTCTTGAAGTGCAATCAAAGAACGTCCCGGCTATCCGGTTGGCGCAAAAATACGGTTTTGAGTTCTGCGGTTATAATGACCATTATTACATCAATAAGGATGTGGCTTTGTTCTTCGCAAAGATTTTGAAGTAA
- the lspA gene encoding signal peptidase II: MADEILINDGIQGRRRRFFIFFTAAFAIIAVDQWTKWLVRRDIPLGVSWLPEWLEWLSPYVRFLHIQNRGASFGMFQDGNLIFIIVSLLIVCGILIYVTKMEHDSKWMWVAAGLYLGGAVGNLIDRVLFGAVTDFISVGTFYIFNIADASINVSVAMLVILVWMSERKTPNSGEESKPDDHP, encoded by the coding sequence GTGGCTGACGAGATTCTGATCAACGATGGTATACAGGGACGCCGCAGGCGTTTTTTTATATTTTTCACCGCGGCATTTGCCATCATCGCCGTCGATCAATGGACGAAGTGGCTGGTGAGGCGCGATATCCCTCTTGGTGTATCCTGGCTTCCCGAATGGCTGGAATGGCTTTCGCCTTACGTGCGGTTTCTGCATATTCAGAACCGCGGCGCATCGTTCGGCATGTTCCAGGACGGCAACCTGATATTCATCATTGTTTCACTCCTGATCGTATGCGGAATTTTGATTTACGTAACCAAAATGGAGCATGACAGCAAGTGGATGTGGGTGGCGGCGGGATTGTATCTCGGCGGCGCGGTCGGCAACCTGATCGACCGTGTCCTCTTTGGCGCGGTCACGGATTTCATTTCTGTCGGCACTTTCTACATTTTCAATATCGCGGATGCCAGCATCAACGTCAGTGTTGCGATGCTGGTGATTTTGGTTTGGATGAGTGAGCGAAAGACCCCGAATTCAGGTGAAGAATCAAAACCGGATGATCATCCATGA
- a CDS encoding purine-nucleoside phosphorylase has protein sequence MQKFITLAQIDEAAEKIRGKIPVKPQVGLILGSGLNGLADSVQDPNHIPYNELPNFPVSTVFGHIGRFVIGTLEGKPVIVMQGRIHYYEGYSMGEITLPVRVMHRLGAHSLVVTNAAGGVNSEFVPGDVMLITDQLNLMGMSGLNPLMGPNLDEIGPRFPDMSQPYDREYIDMARKTAKENKLTLREGVYAGLSGPSFESPADLRFLRLAGADAVGMSTVPEVIVARHGGMRVLGFSGISNKANLDGSTITTHEEVIEAGRIITPKIETIVRGVLRGM, from the coding sequence ATGCAAAAATTCATTACGCTTGCTCAAATAGACGAAGCCGCAGAAAAGATTCGCGGAAAAATCCCGGTCAAACCGCAGGTCGGATTGATCCTTGGCTCGGGTCTGAACGGGTTGGCTGATTCCGTCCAGGATCCGAATCACATCCCATACAACGAACTGCCAAACTTTCCTGTTTCCACTGTATTCGGCCATATCGGGCGTTTTGTGATCGGCACATTGGAAGGCAAACCCGTCATTGTGATGCAAGGCCGAATCCATTATTACGAAGGGTACAGTATGGGTGAGATCACCCTGCCCGTGAGAGTCATGCACCGGCTTGGAGCGCACAGCCTCGTCGTTACGAATGCCGCGGGCGGGGTCAATTCGGAATTCGTCCCCGGCGACGTGATGCTGATCACCGATCAGTTGAACCTGATGGGCATGTCCGGTTTAAATCCTTTGATGGGTCCGAACCTCGACGAGATCGGACCCCGCTTCCCGGACATGAGCCAGCCCTACGATCGTGAATACATCGATATGGCAAGGAAGACGGCAAAAGAGAATAAATTAACACTCCGCGAAGGCGTCTATGCCGGGTTGAGCGGACCTTCCTTTGAATCTCCGGCCGATCTGCGATTCCTCCGTTTGGCAGGCGCGGATGCGGTAGGTATGTCCACTGTGCCTGAGGTCATCGTTGCGCGTCACGGCGGGATGCGCGTCCTTGGTTTCTCCGGCATCAGCAACAAAGCCAACCTCGACGGCTCCACCATCACGACGCATGAAGAGGTTATCGAAGCCGGCAGGATCATCACACCGAAGATCGAAACCATCGTCCGGGGCGTCCTGCGCGGAATGTAA